Proteins co-encoded in one Aspergillus fumigatus Af293 chromosome 6, whole genome shotgun sequence genomic window:
- a CDS encoding protein serine/threonine kinase activating protein nimO, whose translation MATVFIPPSPQNSLNMSTRRPLANVPNATNSPHRAGLVPAKRPRTTNPPIDIPYGQPPPKKQVIDGVDQESRSPARVKSSTTDSKLFTRRSTNAQPSAFERKLVAARDKERQAQLKGTKQERPSAESVDSIRQWQRHYRKAFPHFVFYFDAISEDVRAKCSRQVIALGASEEKFFSRDVTHVVTSRPIPPEIDTVPPAELNATSADQTPVDTVNPSLLEKTADTHLHMSLKTDQRREPSNMDVLYRARRMKMKIWALEKLQRMIAAINDGDPGGHSSHSRIHNAVGGNTKARGESDLSQVLRKELVSGPSDRDPLSSLKELVLFKGPFIYIHDMDEKTKPVMVREYPKVARRQDGIWPQFRSAPLGKCPFIDEPPSKKEIERQRARQQEKEKKLAPKAPAVKEVPKFDAPDVGPVNLDNLEPSKETKPGGNGFEPPQRMTPEDVQMPLQTKPESPRKSSESFVPPPLHRTGPFYAGREPAASGMQPSNITSAIRSQMVSSTAAAPGAKAGLSKEVHELKRKVLEKSNGGLSTGTVLSPHPTTSTSAPLKTSNCQSNKLCQANTQEKLGRVQEEDTTQSEGNCVAKQRAGLRKVPVSKKKERRRDPKPGYCENCRDKFDDFEEHIMTRKHRKFATNKANWADLDALLEELQRPLKDEYDYEDSVTP comes from the exons ATGGCAACAGTATTCATACCACCATCGCCTCAGAACTCCCTTAATATGTCAACTCGCCGACCTCTCGCCAACGTGCCGAATGCTACCAATTCCCCTCACAGGGCGGGTCTTGTCCCTGCAAAGCGTCCTCGGACAACGAATCCTCCGATCGATATACCCTACGGCCAGCCTCCTCCCAAGAAGCAGGTGATCGATGGAGTGGACCAGGAGTCGCGTTCCCCAGCCCGGGTTAAATCGAGCACCACCGATTCCAAACTCTTCACACGGCGTTCGACCAATGCACAGCCGAGTGCCTTCGAAAGAAAATTAGTGGCTGCAAGGGATAAGGAACGGCAAGCTCAGCTCAAAGGAACGAAACAGGAGAGGCCATCCGCAGAATCGGTGGATTCCATTCGGCAATGGCAGAGACATTACCGAAAGGCGTTTCCACACTTCGTCTTCTACTTCGATGCTATTTCAGAGGATGTTCGTGCCAAGTGCTCGAGGCAGGTCATTGCCCTCGGAGCT AGTGAGGAAAAATTCTTCTCGCGTGATGTCACCCACGTCGTCACCTCTCGTCCCATCCCGCCTGAAATCGACACAGTACCTCCTGCAGAATTGAACGCTACATCTGCTGATCAGACACCGGTTGATACCGTCAACCCGTCCTTGCTTGAGAAAACCGCAGACACACATCTCCATATGTCCTTGAAGACTGACCAGCGACGTGAGCCAAGCAATATGGATGTTTTATACCGGGCTCGCCGGATGAAAATGAAGATATGGGCTCTTGAGAAGTTGCAACGTATGATTGCTGCTATAAATGACGGGGATCCCGGTGGTCACAGCAGTCATTCGCGCATCCATAATGCTGTTGGTGGAAACACTAAGGCCCGCGGCGAGTCAGACCTATCTCAGGTCTTACGGAAGGAGCTCGTCAGCGGTCCTTCGGACAGGGACCCTCTGTCGTCCTTGAAGGAGCTGGTGTTGTTCAAAGGGCCGTTCATCTATATCCACGATATGGATGAAAAGACCAAGCCTGTCATGGTGCGAGAATATCCTAAAGTTGCAAGGAGACAGGATGGTATCTGGCCACAATTCAGAAGCGCCCCGCTGGGGAAATGCCCTTTCATTGACGAACCTCCCAGCAAGAAAGAGATTGAAAGGCAACGGGCACGCCaacaagagaaggagaagaaactTGCTCCGAAAGCTCCTGCCGTTAAAGAAGTACCTAAATTTGACGCACCAGATGTAGGCCCCGTGAACTTGGACAATCTGGAGCCGTCGAAAGAGACCAAACCTGGCGGTAATGGTTTCGAACCACCGCAGCGGATGACGCCAGAAGACGTGCAGATGCCATTGCAGACCAAACCAGAATCACCAAGGAAAAGCTCCGAGAGCTTCGTGCCCCCTCCGCTCCATAGGACAGGACCATTTTATGCTGGTCGTGAACCTGCCGCGTCCGGTATGCAACCATCAAATATCACGTCTGCCATCCGGTCGCAGATGGTTTCCTCCACCGCCGCTGCACCTGGTGCCAAAGCTGGGTTGAGCAAAGAAGTCCATGAATTGAAGAGGAAGGTACTCGAAAAGAGCAACGGCGGTTTGTCAACCGGCACCGTACTGTCCCCTCATCCTACCACGTCGACCTCCGCCCCCCTAAAGACGTCAAACTGCCAATCGAACAAACTCTGCCAGGCGAACACGCAGGAGAAGCTCGGACGCGTGCAAGAAGAGGACACTACTCAGTCCGAAGGGAACTGTGTGGCTAAGCAGCGGGCTGGTCTTCGGAAAGTCCCAGTctcaaagaaaaaagaacgaaGGAGAGACCCTAAGCCTGGGTACTGCGAGAATTGCAGAGACAAGTTTGACGACTTTGAGGAA CACATCATGACAAGAAAGCATCGCAAATTCGCAACCAATAAGGCGAACTGGGCTGACCTAGATGCActgcttgaggagctgcagaggCCTCTAAAGGACGAGTATGACTACGAAGACTCAGTCACTCCCTGA
- a CDS encoding LAMTOR1/MEH1 family protein, translating into MGVCASCLGLNRRESHDAESSRLLDDDIYQSGYGYGALNHSNQINNPDPENIKREREALEAICQRTSESVIDIWSLQPQPHLQPRATLHGSVASKASSSSDVPVRIITADPSKSPISSKSGASHDGASCKHWGEVVINPRKGKKARPGLNTDETNGRDVFGVLKVT; encoded by the exons ATGGGTGTCTGTGCTTCTTGCCTTGGGCTAAATCGCCGGGAAAGCCATGAT GCCGAGTCCTCGCGTCTGCTAGACGAcgatatctaccagtccGGCTATGGCTATGGAGCTCTCAATCACTCGAATCAGATCAACAACCCCGACCCAGAGAACATAAAGCGCGAACGAGAAGCCCTCGAAGCAATCTGCCAGCGAACCTCAGA GTCCGTTATCGATATCTGGTCCCTCCAACCGCAACCCCATCTCCAACCACGCGCGACGTTACACGGCTCCGTGGCGTCAAAAGCAAGTTCGAGCAGCGACGTCCCCGTCAGAATAATCACGGCCGACCCATCAAAGTCACCGATATCGTCCAAGTCTGGCGCCTCACATGATGGCGCCTCCTGCAAGCATTGGGGAGAGGTGGTAATCAACccaaggaaagggaagaaggcccGGCCAGGCCTGAACACAGATGAGACGAATGGCCGAGATGTCTTTGGTGTTTTGAAGGTGACGTGA
- a CDS encoding E2 ubiquitin-conjugating protein UBC8: MSSPKRRIETDVMKYAKIPFEDNQRTKLTEWQDVCHTPHELMSDYEVTLVNDNSAQEFYVRFKGPEETPFAGGHWKIHVELPDQYPYKSPSIGFVNRIFHPNIDELSGSVCLDVINQTWSPMYDMINIFEVFLPQLLRYPNPSDPLNGEAAAMLMREPKSYEAKVKEYVAKYASKEAVDEAGEDTESEDELSSAGSYESGGEEPAGTMDDV; this comes from the exons ATGAGCAGCCCAAAGCGAAGAATCGAGACCGAT GTTATGAAGTATGCTAAGATTCCTTTTGAAGACAACCAGCGGACAAAGCTAACCGAATGGCAGGATGTATGCCACACCCCTCATGA GTTGATGAGTGACTACGAGGTAACTCTGGTTAATGACAACAGTGC GCAAGAATTTTACGTGCGCTTCAAGGGCCCCGAAGAGA CACCGTTCGCTGGCGGTCACTGGAAGATTCACGTCGAGCTGCCCGATCAATATCCCTACAAGAGTCCGAGCATTGGTTTCGTGAACCGTATCTTCCACCCCAATATCGATGAATT ATCTGGCTCAGTGTGTCTTGATGTCATCAACCAAACCTGGTCGCCAATGTACGATATGATTAATATTTTCGAGGTTTTCCTCCCTCAGCTGCTGCGGTACCCAAACCCTTCAGACCCGCTCAACGGCGAGGCTGCTGCGATGTTAATGAGGGAACCCAAGAGCTACGAGGCCAAAGTAAAAG AATACGTGGCTAAGTATGCTAGCAAAGAGGCAGTTGATGAAGCGGGAGAGGATACAGAGTCGGAAGATGAACTGAGCTCGGCGGGAAGTTACGAATCTGGTGGTGAGGAGCCGGCCGGTACGATGGACGACGTGTAG
- the atg12 gene encoding ubiquitin-like protein ATG12 gives MDSPSPENPSGTESPNPKSPQTTGTRLSHRPASRQKPALDSNTRSAPIPDDEHGADLPITMSASVVLSSLPRDAHRALADAEAVDTGKVTVRFQPLPSAPILKNRVFKISASQKFETVVKFLRKKLDCKDTDSVFCYVNSVFAPGLDEGVGGLWRCFKTDDQLIVSYSMTPAFG, from the exons ATGGACTCTCCATCACCAGAAAACCCCTCAGGGACAGAATCTCCAAATCCAAAATCCCCACAAACAACGGGCACCAGACTCAGCCATCGACCTGCTAGTAGACAAAAACCAGCTTTGGATTCAAATACCAGAAGTGCCCCTATCCCGGACGACGAGCATGGAGCAGATTTACCAATCACCATGTCCGCCTCGGTGGTGCTTAGCAGCCTACCGCGCGATGCCCACCGAGCTTTAGCGGATGCGGAGGCTGTCGATACAGGAAAAG TGACAGTTCGCTTTCAGCCTCTTCCTTCAGCACCTATTCTGAAGAATCGCGTTTTCAAGATCAGTGCGTCCCAGAAATTCGAAACTGTCGTCAAATTCCTcaggaagaagcttgactGCAAAGACACAGATTCTGTCTTTTGCTACGTCAACAGCGTCTTTGCTCCGGGCCTAGACGAAGGCGTTGGGGGTTTATGGAGA TGTTTCAAGACGGATGATCAATTGATTGTCTCGTACTCTATGACGCCAGCATTCGGTTAA
- a CDS encoding 3-methyl-2-oxobutanoate hydroxymethyltransferase ECM31 has protein sequence MISSRTAIQLALPLRSLARAAGVRPGLSPIVRFALRGSYLPARHVPPPCTPQVRHSSHSPLGAAPVNPRKKVTMQTLRSLYKKGEPITMLTAHDFPSGHVADAAGMEMILVGDSLAMVALGMEDTSEVLMEEMLLHCRSVARAAKSAFTVADLPMGSYEVSPEQAVQSAIRMVKEGRVQAVKLEGGEEMAPTIKRIVEAGIPVVGHIGLTPQRQNALGGFRVQGKSTAGALRLLKDALAVQEAGAFMMVVEAVPAEIAAIITKKLSVPTIGIGAGNGCSGQVLVQIDMTGNYPPGRFLPKFVKRYADVWGESIKGIEQYREEVKSRAYPSQEYTYPIAEEELAEFKKAADVIKRS, from the exons ATGATTTCGTCCCGAACAGCCATACAGCTGGCGCTACCCTTACGGTCGCTTGCCAGGGCGGCTGGGGTGCGGCCTGGTCTATCTCCTATCGTCCGTTTTGCCCTTCGTGGTAGCTACCTCCCAGCCCGTCATGTTCCCCCGCCATGCACGCCTCAGGTTCGACATAGTTCTCACTCGCCGCTGGGGGCGGCGCCGGTGAACCCTCGGAAAAAGGTGACGATGCAGACCTTACGGAGTCTCTACAAGAAGGGAGAACCCATCACAATGCTCACCGCGCATGACTTTCCCAGCGGCCATGTTGCCGACGCAGctgggatggagatgatcttgGTCGGCGACAGCCTGGCCATGGTCGCCCTTGGGATGGAGGATACAAGCGAGGTGTTAATGGAAGAGATGTTGCTGCATTGTCGGAGTGTAGCGCGCGCAGCTAAAAGCGCTTTCACG GTCGCAGACCTCCCCATGGGCTCGTATGAAGTGTCGCCGGAACAGGCTGTGCAATCGGCTATTCGCATGGTGAAGGAAGGTCGCGTACAGGCCGTGAAACTGGAGGGAGGCGAGGAGATGGCGCCGACGATTAAGCGGATTGTTGAGGCTGGAATTCCTGTCGTCGGACACATCGGACTCACTCCTCAACGCCAGAATGCTTTGGGAGGCTTCAGAGTGCAGGGAAAGTCGACAGCCGGTGCGTTACGGTTGCTCAAAGACGCTTTGGCCGTGCAAGAGGCTGGCGCATTCATGATGGTGGTCGAAGCAGTACCGGCTGAGATTGCTGCGATCATTACTAAGAAGCTCTCTGTGCCCACTATTGGTATCGGCGCAGGCAACGGCTGTTCCGGACAGGTCCTGGTGCAAATTGATATGACTGGCAACTATCCTCCCGGTCGTTTCCTCCCAAAATTTGTCAAGAGGTACGCCGATGTTTGGGGCGAGAGCATCAAAGGAATCGAACAGTACAGAGAAGAAGTCAAGAGTCGCGCGTACCCTTCACAAGAATACACTTATCCGATAGCCGAAGAGGAACTCGCGGAATTTAAAAAGGCTGCTGACGTGATTAAGCGCTCCTGA